The Polycladomyces zharkentensis genome window below encodes:
- a CDS encoding DNA-directed RNA polymerase subunit beta, with translation MQEDKKKPSTSHSTSHLVISESEKTDVEKAESAQPALSGKPELGNWKWSEDTPEEKENKPASPSSDLVETEKESNGEAEAESPVVSPVEPTEDQKPEKGEPSAEEGKETTPSNDEESEGKPDSLSQQQVDPKVIEEASQDDEQDEQADEWEEDDEPVRRPIGKLKWSQDDEAPLDTTAPVAVAAEAVQEAPSSTPEPSQSPVDKAEDQPKETIQQKQGSGAKWVKRTLLFLPLVWIIVLAVGLMIGYGVMGDQPPGEVFNPDLWEHLYDLIYG, from the coding sequence ATGCAAGAGGATAAAAAAAAGCCCAGTACCAGCCATTCGACGTCTCATCTGGTCATTTCCGAGTCTGAAAAAACGGACGTGGAGAAAGCTGAATCCGCCCAACCTGCTTTATCCGGAAAGCCGGAGCTTGGAAACTGGAAATGGAGCGAGGACACCCCCGAAGAAAAAGAAAACAAACCTGCCTCCCCATCCTCTGACCTGGTGGAAACCGAAAAGGAATCAAATGGTGAAGCCGAAGCCGAATCGCCGGTTGTTTCACCGGTGGAACCGACGGAAGATCAGAAACCGGAAAAAGGGGAACCGTCCGCCGAAGAAGGCAAAGAGACGACTCCATCCAACGATGAGGAAAGTGAGGGAAAACCGGATTCTCTCAGCCAGCAACAGGTGGATCCGAAGGTGATCGAAGAGGCTTCGCAGGACGATGAACAAGATGAGCAGGCGGACGAATGGGAAGAGGATGACGAACCCGTTCGAAGACCCATCGGCAAGCTGAAATGGAGCCAGGACGATGAAGCGCCATTGGATACAACTGCCCCGGTCGCTGTTGCGGCAGAAGCGGTGCAGGAGGCCCCTTCATCAACCCCGGAGCCGTCTCAATCACCGGTGGACAAGGCAGAGGATCAACCGAAGGAAACGATACAACAGAAACAAGGGTCGGGAGCCAAGTGGGTAAAACGTACTCTGTTATTCCTTCCGTTGGTGTGGATCATTGTATTGGCTGTCGGTTTGATGATCGGTTACGGTGTGATGGGGGATCAACCTCCAGGTGAGGTATTCAACCCGGATTTGTGGGAGCATCTGTATGATTTGATCTACGGGTGA
- the spoIIID gene encoding sporulation transcriptional regulator SpoIIID yields the protein MHDYIKERTIKIGRYFVETRNTVRTIAKEFGVSKSTVHKDLTERLPEINPELASQVKEILEYHKSIRHLRGGEATKIKYKRKHSQKENARVKDHITKVSVTT from the coding sequence GTGCACGATTACATCAAGGAGCGCACCATCAAGATTGGTCGCTACTTTGTCGAGACCAGAAATACCGTTCGCACGATCGCAAAGGAATTCGGTGTTTCCAAAAGCACGGTGCACAAGGATCTGACAGAACGACTGCCTGAGATTAACCCCGAACTCGCCAGTCAGGTCAAGGAAATTTTGGAATATCACAAGTCGATCCGTCATTTAAGGGGAGGAGAAGCCACCAAAATCAAATATAAACGCAAACATAGCCAGAAGGAAAACGCCCGCGTGAAAGATCATATCACCAAGGTGAGTGTCACCACTTAA
- a CDS encoding M23 family metallopeptidase encodes MKPEKPNKPIQMDNAKQGIRWKRLFAKKWAFPAIYLAAAALILTVVWLYQNAQEPGVTKPGTDVQISHNTVPVDQKAEQMTTPVSKTADADVQMGYYDDTATAKAKEKALVKYANTYWPHSGIDYARKDGKSFDVIAALSGKVIRVEHNPLVGQQVEIQHDNGLITVYQSLTDIRVKVGQEVKQGDVIAQAGRNNFEKEAGVHLHFEVRKGNQPVQPELYLK; translated from the coding sequence ATGAAACCAGAAAAACCAAATAAACCGATCCAAATGGACAATGCGAAGCAGGGAATCCGATGGAAACGTCTGTTTGCGAAGAAATGGGCTTTTCCGGCCATCTACCTCGCAGCTGCCGCACTCATTCTCACCGTGGTTTGGTTGTACCAAAACGCGCAAGAGCCTGGGGTGACCAAACCCGGAACGGATGTGCAAATCAGTCACAATACCGTACCGGTCGATCAAAAAGCCGAACAAATGACGACACCGGTCTCCAAGACCGCCGATGCCGACGTGCAAATGGGTTACTATGACGATACCGCGACCGCCAAAGCCAAAGAAAAGGCATTGGTTAAATACGCCAATACGTATTGGCCGCATTCAGGCATCGACTACGCCCGCAAAGACGGCAAAAGTTTCGATGTGATCGCCGCGTTGAGCGGAAAAGTGATTCGAGTGGAGCACAATCCGCTGGTGGGTCAGCAAGTGGAGATTCAGCACGATAACGGTCTGATCACCGTATATCAAAGTTTGACCGATATCCGCGTGAAAGTGGGTCAGGAGGTCAAACAAGGTGATGTGATCGCGCAGGCCGGAAGAAACAACTTTGAGAAAGAAGCCGGTGTCCACCTCCACTTTGAGGTGAGGAAGGGCAACCAACCGGTGCAGCCGGAACTGTACTTGAAATAA
- the spoIID gene encoding stage II sporulation protein D, with product MHKGFVVYVVAFLSVMLAVPALVTYFDTSTAPRANEPVRLTHDAHEPTIRIFLTKERRVVTLPLESYIRGVVAAEMPAHFHLEALKAQAMAARTYIAERLAKGDFSDMRSYGEAAEDAQVTDSPVHQAFVTDEQLKAEWKDRYPSYSNRINQAVQETRGKILLYGGKPIYAAFFSTSNGQTENAEDYFRRSYPYLRSVPSPWDRESPKYRAQIRYATSEVVRRLEAFTGKKLVAQSVAGANWISGAERTKSDRIRRIRIGDQWFTGRQVREALGLPSTDFTWSIRGGTILFITQGYGHGVGMSQWGANLLAKQGRSAEEIVRYYYRGVTIGNWR from the coding sequence ATGCACAAAGGATTCGTTGTTTATGTGGTTGCGTTTCTCTCGGTGATGCTGGCTGTCCCGGCATTGGTGACCTATTTTGATACTTCTACCGCACCCCGTGCAAACGAACCGGTTCGGTTGACACATGATGCACATGAGCCGACGATACGCATCTTTTTGACCAAAGAGCGGCGTGTCGTGACGCTCCCGCTTGAATCCTATATCCGAGGTGTGGTAGCCGCGGAGATGCCGGCCCACTTTCACTTGGAGGCGCTGAAAGCCCAAGCGATGGCGGCACGTACTTATATTGCCGAGCGGCTGGCCAAGGGGGATTTTTCCGATATGCGGTCGTATGGTGAGGCGGCCGAGGATGCACAAGTGACCGATTCTCCGGTCCACCAAGCGTTTGTGACGGACGAGCAGTTAAAAGCGGAGTGGAAAGACAGATATCCCTCTTACTCAAACCGGATCAACCAGGCGGTGCAGGAAACACGGGGAAAAATTTTGTTATACGGGGGAAAACCGATCTACGCCGCCTTTTTCTCCACCAGTAACGGACAAACGGAAAACGCGGAAGATTATTTCCGTCGGTCGTATCCGTATTTGCGCAGCGTACCGTCTCCCTGGGATCGTGAATCGCCCAAGTACCGGGCGCAAATCCGGTATGCGACGAGCGAGGTCGTTCGCCGTTTGGAAGCATTCACCGGAAAAAAACTGGTCGCCCAATCCGTGGCGGGCGCCAACTGGATCAGCGGAGCGGAACGAACAAAAAGCGACCGCATCAGGAGAATCCGCATCGGGGATCAGTGGTTTACCGGACGTCAGGTTCGGGAGGCGTTGGGGTTGCCGTCTACGGATTTCACCTGGAGCATTCGCGGCGGTACCATCCTGTTCATTACCCAGGGTTACGGGCACGGTGTCGGGATGAGCCAATGGGGAGCCAACCTCTTGGCCAAGCAGGGCAGGTCGGCGGAGGAGATCGTCCGATATTATTATCGTGGCGTGACCATCGGAAATTGGCGATAA
- the murA gene encoding UDP-N-acetylglucosamine 1-carboxyvinyltransferase has translation MEKIIVRGGKKLKGRVKIHGAKNAVLPIIAASILASRGEIVIHDTPLLEDVKTITQLLQNLGAEAQLDEGSVRIRAEKLTTTQAPYDLVRKMRASFLVMGPLLARKKHARIPLPGGCAIGSRPIDQHLKGFEAMGAEFEIGQGYIEGRVPDRLRGTRIYLDVASVGATENIMMAAALAEGRTIIENAAREPEIVDLANFLNAMGARVRGAGTGTIRIDGVDFLRGTEYTVIPDRIEAGTYMVAAAITRGEVFVEGAIPDHINPLIAKLREMGVHVLEGENGVHVRAEGKLQPVDVKTLPYPGFPTDMQSQMMALLLTADGNSVVTETVFENRFMHVEEMKRMGAKIKINGRSAVIEGGHPLSGAEVKATDLRAGAALVLAGLAAEGTTEVTELHHIDRGYVQLVEKLQALGADIKRVKVDAEKDVSSVQPSYA, from the coding sequence TTGGAAAAAATCATTGTTCGTGGCGGCAAGAAATTGAAAGGCAGAGTAAAGATTCACGGTGCGAAAAACGCTGTCCTACCGATCATCGCCGCTTCCATTCTCGCATCGCGGGGAGAAATCGTCATTCATGACACTCCCCTGCTGGAAGACGTCAAAACGATCACCCAACTGCTCCAAAACTTGGGCGCGGAAGCGCAGCTGGACGAAGGGTCCGTTCGCATCCGGGCGGAAAAGTTGACGACGACCCAGGCACCGTACGATTTGGTGCGGAAAATGCGGGCTTCGTTCCTGGTGATGGGTCCGTTGTTGGCGCGAAAGAAACACGCTCGTATTCCGCTGCCTGGTGGGTGCGCGATTGGCAGCCGTCCGATTGATCAGCATCTCAAAGGATTTGAGGCGATGGGTGCCGAGTTTGAAATCGGTCAAGGGTATATCGAGGGACGCGTGCCGGATCGTTTGCGGGGGACCCGCATCTATCTCGATGTGGCCAGTGTTGGAGCGACGGAAAACATCATGATGGCGGCAGCACTGGCGGAAGGGCGCACCATCATCGAAAATGCGGCGCGGGAACCGGAAATCGTTGATCTGGCCAATTTCCTGAACGCGATGGGTGCCCGGGTACGGGGAGCCGGTACCGGGACGATCCGCATCGACGGGGTGGATTTCCTGAGAGGAACGGAATATACCGTCATTCCCGATCGGATCGAAGCCGGCACATACATGGTCGCGGCAGCGATCACACGCGGCGAGGTGTTTGTGGAGGGAGCGATTCCCGATCACATCAATCCGCTGATTGCCAAGCTGCGTGAAATGGGTGTCCATGTATTGGAAGGGGAGAACGGCGTCCATGTTCGTGCGGAAGGAAAATTGCAGCCGGTGGACGTCAAAACGCTGCCCTATCCGGGGTTCCCGACTGATATGCAATCGCAGATGATGGCGTTGCTGCTGACGGCGGACGGCAACAGTGTGGTTACTGAGACCGTGTTTGAAAACCGGTTCATGCACGTCGAAGAAATGAAACGGATGGGCGCAAAGATCAAAATCAACGGTCGCTCTGCCGTGATCGAAGGAGGCCATCCGTTGTCCGGAGCTGAAGTGAAAGCCACCGACCTGCGGGCGGGAGCGGCGCTTGTGTTGGCGGGCCTGGCAGCCGAAGGCACGACGGAAGTAACGGAACTGCATCATATCGACAGAGGTTACGTTCAATTGGTGGAGAAACTGCAGGCATTGGGTGCGGATATCAAACGTGTCAAGGTGGACGCGGAGAAAGACGTATCCTCTGTTCAGCCCTCATATGCTTAG
- a CDS encoding YwmB family TATA-box binding protein → MRSKWLTLTFALIILSTFIVASAPAAMPEQTLTHVFLEMGAQPERYVLHHGGRTAQVMEGHRLDQWTDGLRQALGLSPAQRKEGDGLRWSASGWWGRNQRVELIVINDEPTKRWIQPYVLIRINGRGRPDAAFFRARQRLVTRLEQQGIAPRLHFSIQGYHRLQPLNKEQWIQQAMKRMRAREVEALRTAPTTSVSCYSPLFPDGLNTQGGFMNLQVAARMDPLHHRIAVTMGTPIITIEY, encoded by the coding sequence ATGCGGTCCAAATGGTTGACACTCACGTTTGCACTGATTATTCTAAGTACGTTCATTGTTGCATCGGCTCCGGCAGCGATGCCGGAACAAACGCTGACGCATGTGTTTTTGGAAATGGGCGCACAACCGGAGCGATACGTGTTGCACCATGGCGGGCGAACCGCTCAGGTGATGGAAGGACACCGACTGGACCAATGGACGGATGGATTGCGGCAGGCATTGGGTTTGTCGCCGGCTCAACGCAAGGAAGGAGACGGTCTGCGTTGGTCCGCCTCCGGCTGGTGGGGGCGAAACCAACGGGTGGAATTGATCGTTATCAACGATGAGCCAACAAAGCGGTGGATTCAACCGTACGTATTGATTCGCATCAATGGTCGGGGACGTCCTGACGCGGCATTTTTCCGCGCCCGGCAACGTCTCGTCACACGATTGGAACAGCAGGGAATCGCGCCCAGGTTGCACTTCTCGATTCAAGGATACCATCGGTTGCAACCGTTGAATAAAGAGCAGTGGATCCAGCAAGCGATGAAGCGGATGCGCGCGCGGGAGGTGGAAGCGCTGCGCACGGCGCCGACCACCAGCGTTTCCTGTTATTCCCCCTTGTTCCCCGATGGATTAAACACGCAGGGCGGTTTCATGAATCTGCAGGTTGCCGCACGAATGGACCCCCTGCATCATCGTATCGCCGTGACCATGGGGACTCCAATCATCACCATAGAATACTAG
- a CDS encoding DUF1146 domain-containing protein: MVDGATSLGVTALINIILSLVSIAFSWWALTNLRLDVFMRQPTSVHAKALMILLSVVLGHGLASFLIDYMGWSRLISQLF, translated from the coding sequence ATGGTGGATGGGGCGACAAGCTTAGGCGTGACCGCGCTTATCAACATCATCCTGTCGCTCGTCAGCATCGCTTTCAGCTGGTGGGCACTGACCAATCTCCGGTTGGACGTCTTTATGCGCCAACCCACATCAGTGCATGCCAAAGCGTTGATGATCCTGCTGTCGGTGGTGTTGGGACACGGACTGGCATCCTTTTTGATCGACTATATGGGTTGGTCTCGTCTGATCAGTCAACTGTTTTAA
- a CDS encoding NADH-quinone oxidoreductase subunit N gives MEKALAHIDWSAMTPELILVTAAALLIVLELLLPDETSRDWLGWLALLAVVGAGTYVAVHFGAATVDLLQGSYRTDPVAQSFKLVLLGGTALILLLSLSGGNREGIRARGEYYFLLLAAVLGASVMTSSADLVTLFVGLELLSISSYILAGIRKQRTDANEAAWKYVVLGGVSSAFILYGMSFVYGLTGSTNLFVVQQRIVEAYQTGYAPFVLLSLFLMMLGFGFKIAAAPFHMWAPDVYQGSPTSVTAFLAVVSKTAAFALVTRVVLVVYLQLIQLRVWEEIITPLLLVIAGASMIVGNAVALRQTNVKRLMAYSGIAQAGYVLVPLASLGMTLFESTLFYLLAYLLMTVGVFAVIMVVERDAEHGEFSAFAGLYRRSPLVALTMTLLVLSLAGIPVTAGFFGKFYLLINAIATQHFWIAAVMVVTTVVSYFYYFEFIRQMYFRPAPKGNPLAIPIGTAIVIGIGVIGTVGLGLFPNAVLHALGQLKWVEVLSVPQAPPGP, from the coding sequence ATGGAAAAAGCCTTGGCACACATCGACTGGTCGGCGATGACACCCGAGTTGATCCTCGTCACCGCCGCCGCCCTGCTGATCGTGCTGGAGCTGTTGTTACCGGATGAGACTTCCCGCGACTGGCTGGGGTGGTTGGCCCTGTTGGCCGTCGTCGGGGCGGGGACGTACGTGGCCGTCCACTTCGGAGCGGCGACGGTGGATCTTCTGCAGGGATCATACCGTACGGACCCGGTGGCCCAATCGTTCAAACTGGTGTTGCTGGGCGGGACGGCTCTGATTTTGCTGCTCTCCCTCTCCGGAGGAAATCGGGAAGGGATCAGGGCGCGGGGAGAATATTACTTTCTGCTGCTTGCGGCCGTGTTGGGTGCTTCAGTGATGACATCCTCGGCTGATTTGGTTACGCTGTTTGTCGGGTTGGAGCTGTTGAGCATCTCCTCCTACATCCTGGCGGGGATCCGCAAACAGCGGACAGACGCCAATGAGGCCGCTTGGAAATATGTCGTCTTGGGTGGCGTCTCCTCCGCGTTCATCCTGTACGGGATGTCATTCGTGTACGGGCTGACGGGCAGCACCAATTTGTTTGTCGTCCAGCAGCGGATCGTGGAGGCATACCAAACCGGTTACGCACCGTTCGTGTTGCTGTCGCTGTTTTTGATGATGTTGGGATTCGGGTTTAAAATCGCCGCTGCACCGTTTCACATGTGGGCACCTGACGTGTATCAGGGTTCCCCCACGTCGGTTACTGCATTTTTGGCGGTTGTATCCAAAACGGCAGCATTTGCTTTGGTGACCCGGGTTGTGTTGGTGGTTTACCTTCAGTTGATCCAGCTGCGCGTGTGGGAGGAGATCATTACGCCGTTGTTGCTGGTGATCGCGGGGGCATCCATGATCGTCGGCAATGCCGTCGCATTGCGTCAGACCAATGTCAAACGGCTGATGGCGTATTCCGGTATCGCCCAGGCCGGATATGTGCTGGTGCCGCTCGCTTCGCTGGGGATGACGCTCTTTGAGAGCACCCTGTTTTACCTGCTTGCCTACCTGCTGATGACTGTCGGCGTATTCGCGGTGATCATGGTGGTGGAGCGCGATGCCGAACACGGTGAATTCAGTGCTTTTGCCGGATTATACAGGAGATCGCCGCTGGTCGCGCTTACCATGACCCTGTTGGTGCTGTCGCTGGCGGGCATTCCGGTCACGGCTGGATTTTTCGGTAAATTCTACCTCCTGATCAACGCCATCGCAACCCAGCACTTTTGGATCGCAGCGGTGATGGTGGTAACCACGGTCGTTTCCTATTTCTACTATTTCGAGTTTATCCGACAGATGTACTTCCGTCCCGCACCGAAGGGGAATCCGCTGGCCATCCCCATCGGTACGGCCATTGTAATTGGAATTGGTGTGATCGGCACTGTGGGATTGGGATTGTTCCCGAATGCGGTGCTCCATGCATTGGGACAACTGAAATGGGTGGAAGTTCTGTCGGTTCCACAGGCACCTCCGGGACCCTGA
- a CDS encoding complex I subunit 4 family protein — protein sequence MTVWNGLPTWVTFSPILGMLVLLFIPRQRNRWLKWVGMAGTLPPLILAITMFVLFDPQSRGVQFAQHVSWIHIPIPQSPGWKLSYAMGADGLSLPLVLMTTIIAALAAVGSMYIKERVKSYFLLFLLLETAMLGVFLARDLFLFFLFFEVTLVATYFLVGIWGYMERERAANQFLLYNGLGSALMLLAFGGLLLVFGTLNLDQLLVRTSQLFADPEWMQGPLRQVIWGIFLCILIAFGIKLPAFPFHTWMLRVHVEAPPAVVMIHSGVLLKMGAYGLIRFGVDLFPPLVQQMATFLAVLGLVNILYGAALAFVQRDLKRVLAYSSVSHMGIILFGIAALNFSGLQGAVFQAVSHGFISALMFLIIAVLYERTGTTMIDEMSGLAKAMPVLSGVLLAGGLALLGLPGMSGFVSEFLAFLGMFKQYPVIAGIGALGLILAAAYTLRAVMAATFGPFLDRWERLTDTKAVETVPMLVLLGLIIAIGVYPQMLGEPMQTTLQMIVTRIGG from the coding sequence ATGACGGTGTGGAATGGGCTTCCTACATGGGTGACATTTTCGCCGATTTTGGGCATGCTGGTCTTGTTGTTCATTCCCCGGCAACGGAACCGGTGGCTGAAATGGGTCGGGATGGCGGGAACCTTGCCTCCGTTGATACTGGCCATTACGATGTTCGTGCTGTTTGACCCCCAATCCCGGGGTGTGCAATTTGCACAACACGTGTCATGGATTCACATCCCGATCCCGCAAAGTCCGGGATGGAAGCTGTCTTATGCCATGGGTGCGGATGGTTTGTCCTTGCCACTCGTCCTGATGACGACGATCATCGCGGCGCTGGCCGCAGTCGGATCGATGTACATCAAGGAACGGGTGAAAAGTTACTTCCTGCTGTTTCTTCTGTTGGAAACGGCGATGCTCGGTGTCTTTCTCGCCCGCGACCTGTTTCTGTTTTTCCTCTTCTTTGAGGTGACGCTGGTGGCCACCTATTTCCTGGTGGGCATCTGGGGGTACATGGAAAGAGAGCGAGCCGCCAACCAGTTCCTGCTGTATAACGGATTGGGTTCAGCATTGATGTTGCTTGCGTTTGGCGGTCTCTTGTTGGTGTTTGGCACGCTGAACCTGGATCAGTTGCTGGTTCGAACCTCGCAGCTGTTCGCTGACCCCGAATGGATGCAGGGGCCGCTCAGACAGGTGATATGGGGTATTTTCCTCTGCATTTTGATTGCATTCGGCATCAAGCTGCCCGCGTTCCCGTTTCATACCTGGATGTTGCGTGTCCATGTGGAAGCGCCCCCGGCAGTGGTGATGATCCACTCCGGTGTTTTATTGAAAATGGGTGCGTACGGGTTGATCCGGTTCGGCGTGGATCTGTTTCCTCCCTTGGTGCAGCAAATGGCGACGTTTTTGGCGGTGCTGGGGCTGGTCAACATCCTCTACGGTGCGGCGCTGGCATTTGTTCAGCGTGATTTGAAGCGCGTGTTGGCCTATTCCAGTGTCAGCCACATGGGGATCATCCTGTTCGGAATCGCCGCGCTCAATTTTTCAGGATTGCAGGGAGCCGTGTTTCAAGCGGTATCTCACGGTTTCATCTCCGCGCTGATGTTTTTGATCATCGCTGTGCTCTATGAACGGACGGGAACGACGATGATCGATGAAATGAGCGGATTGGCCAAGGCGATGCCGGTTCTCTCCGGCGTGTTGTTGGCGGGAGGTCTGGCGTTGCTGGGGTTGCCCGGTATGTCCGGTTTCGTCAGCGAATTTTTGGCGTTTCTCGGCATGTTCAAACAATACCCGGTCATTGCGGGCATCGGCGCATTGGGTTTGATCTTGGCCGCCGCCTATACGTTGCGGGCGGTCATGGCTGCCACGTTCGGACCTTTCCTGGACCGCTGGGAGCGCCTGACCGATACGAAGGCAGTGGAAACCGTGCCGATGTTGGTGTTGCTCGGCCTGATCATCGCGATCGGCGTCTATCCGCAGATGTTGGGCGAGCCGATGCAAACCACCCTGCAAATGATCGTCACCAGGATCGGAGGGTGA
- the nuoL gene encoding NADH-quinone oxidoreductase subunit L, producing the protein MIAYVWIIPLFPLIAFLLLIAGRRRWSENAAAVIGITATLASFLASVAVLAREESGTTSGVQTFPWLKVGNTVFSFGTDVNHLNLLMLVIVSLVSFLVHVYARGYMHGDPRFTVFYAYLTLFTFSMLGLVISPNLLQLYIFWELVGVCSFLLVGFWYHKPEAKAAAKKAFIVTRVGDVGLFIAIALLFWQVGSLDIASVLNAIEAGKIPPALLTWIAVLIFVGAVGKSGQFPLHTWLPDAMEGPTPVSALIHAATMVAAGVYLVARLFPLFAASETAMDVVAYVGAFTAIFAASIGLVQHDIKRVLAYSTVSQLGYMMLSLGSAGYVAGVFHLMTHAFFKALLFLGAGAVIIALHHEQDIRRMGGLWRKNKAVGWMFLIGCLAISGIPPFAGFFSKDEILAAAYADGRTGVFLVGLLAALFTAFYVFRLFFLVFTGEYRGQAQVQPVPAVMILPMAVLALLSVVGGFANAPVPLLGMWLTEGVGVHETAVGTPLWVSLCATLVSLAGLGVAWMMYGRRAWSPAAWRERMPILYQLLYRKYYIDEIYRAVFVAGLRNIGRLFRGFDRWIVEGLVGLAVGVTRMIAWVGSRLQNGQVQAYALISLIGLVLLLAGLTAGRLFG; encoded by the coding sequence ATCCCGTTGTTCCCGTTGATCGCGTTTCTGCTGTTGATCGCCGGCCGGCGTCGGTGGAGCGAAAATGCGGCCGCCGTAATCGGAATCACGGCCACGTTGGCTTCATTCCTCGCTTCGGTGGCTGTACTGGCGCGGGAGGAAAGCGGAACAACCTCCGGGGTGCAAACCTTCCCGTGGCTGAAGGTGGGAAACACCGTTTTTTCGTTCGGGACGGACGTGAACCATCTGAACCTGTTGATGCTGGTCATCGTCAGCCTGGTCAGTTTTCTGGTGCACGTCTACGCCCGGGGATATATGCATGGTGATCCCCGTTTTACCGTGTTTTACGCCTATTTGACCTTGTTCACGTTCTCCATGCTGGGGCTGGTGATCTCGCCCAATCTGCTTCAGCTGTATATTTTCTGGGAACTGGTAGGGGTGTGTTCCTTCCTGTTGGTCGGTTTCTGGTACCACAAGCCGGAAGCCAAAGCAGCGGCGAAAAAAGCATTCATCGTCACGCGCGTCGGGGATGTGGGGCTGTTCATCGCCATCGCGTTGTTGTTTTGGCAGGTGGGCAGTCTGGACATCGCTTCCGTACTGAATGCGATTGAAGCCGGCAAAATCCCGCCGGCACTGTTGACGTGGATTGCCGTTCTCATTTTTGTCGGAGCTGTCGGCAAATCGGGTCAGTTTCCCTTACATACATGGTTGCCCGATGCCATGGAAGGTCCGACGCCGGTCAGCGCCCTGATCCATGCCGCAACGATGGTGGCCGCGGGCGTGTACTTGGTTGCGCGGTTATTCCCGTTGTTTGCGGCTTCCGAGACGGCGATGGACGTGGTGGCGTACGTGGGAGCATTTACAGCCATCTTCGCCGCATCGATCGGTTTGGTTCAGCACGATATCAAACGGGTGCTGGCCTATTCCACGGTGAGCCAGCTGGGGTATATGATGCTGTCACTGGGGTCGGCCGGATATGTGGCGGGCGTGTTTCATCTGATGACGCACGCCTTTTTCAAAGCACTGCTGTTCCTGGGCGCGGGTGCGGTGATCATCGCGTTGCACCACGAGCAGGACATTCGCCGGATGGGCGGTTTGTGGCGAAAAAACAAGGCCGTGGGATGGATGTTCCTCATCGGTTGCCTGGCCATATCCGGCATCCCGCCGTTTGCCGGCTTTTTCTCCAAGGATGAGATCCTGGCGGCGGCATACGCAGACGGTCGGACAGGGGTGTTCCTCGTCGGCCTGTTGGCGGCCCTGTTTACCGCATTTTACGTGTTCCGCCTGTTTTTCCTGGTATTCACAGGCGAGTATCGCGGACAGGCGCAGGTTCAACCGGTTCCCGCCGTGATGATCCTGCCGATGGCGGTATTGGCGTTGTTGTCCGTGGTCGGTGGTTTCGCCAATGCGCCCGTACCGTTGTTGGGCATGTGGCTCACGGAAGGGGTGGGTGTCCATGAGACGGCAGTTGGTACACCGCTTTGGGTCTCTCTCTGCGCCACGCTGGTCTCGTTGGCCGGTTTGGGGGTCGCCTGGATGATGTACGGACGCCGGGCATGGTCTCCCGCTGCGTGGAGAGAGCGGATGCCGATCCTGTATCAGTTGTTGTACCGAAAATATTACATTGATGAGATCTACCGGGCAGTATTTGTGGCCGGTTTGCGGAACATCGGCCGTCTGTTCCGCGGTTTTGACCGGTGGATCGTTGAAGGTTTGGTGGGACTGGCGGTCGGTGTGACGCGAATGATCGCCTGGGTCGGCTCCCGGTTGCAAAACGGTCAAGTGCAGGCCTACGCCCTGATCAGTCTGATCGGACTGGTTCTCCTGTTGGCCGGCCTGACGGCGGGGAGGTTGTTCGGATGA